In Zalophus californianus isolate mZalCal1 chromosome 4, mZalCal1.pri.v2, whole genome shotgun sequence, the following proteins share a genomic window:
- the LOC113939833 gene encoding cystatin-B-like codes for MMCGAPTASQPATAETQAIADQVKPQLEERENKKYATFKAVEFRSQVVAGMNYFIKVQVDDDEFVHLRVFRSLPHENKPVALSSYQTHKARHDELAYF; via the coding sequence ATGATGTGCGGGGCGCCCACCGCCTCGCAGCCCGCCACGGCCGAGACCCAGGCCATCGCCGACCAGGTTAAACCCCAGCTGGAAGAACGGGAAAATAAGAAGTATGCTACATTTAAGGCTGTGGAGTTCAGAAGCCAGGTGGTCGCAGGGATGAACTACTTCATCAAGGTTCAAGTTGACGATGATGAGTTTGTGCACCTTCGAGTATTTCGAAGTCTTCCACACGAAAACAAGCCTGTGGCCTTGTCCAGCTATCAGACCCACAAAGCCAGGCATGACGAGTTGGCGTATTTCTAG